AATTTTTGAGAATAATCGCCGAACCGTCGGCAAACTTAAGGGTCACGTCCTCCCCGGAACGCGCAAATTCTTTCACGTCGGCCTCGGAAAAATCAAAGACGTATTTCCGGCCCGCCTCCATATCGACGGTGTAGTCCTTGCCCACCGCTGGTTTTTCAAGAAGCGCGGGACCACCCAGCCCCTGAACGCCGCCGACAGGAGCGCAATGATCGCTCGGCACAGGTGAACCGGCAGACTCCAGAGCGGAAGCAGGAGGCTGTGCCGGAACGCTGGCGCTCGAAGGATTGGAGACGATCTGTGGGCTGGTCATAGTTTGCTTACTCCTCGGTACGCAATAAATTTCAACAGGGAATCACCGCCGGCCAAAAAGGCTCATATTCTTAATTTTTCCTTAACGCTTGGAATGGCCTCTTTTACTGAAAAAACAGGGACTTTGTCAACGATTATGACAAAATTTCTTCTGGATCAGGGAGTTGACTGATGTGATTATGTAAATATTTACCTTTCGTTTGCCAAATTTTTAGAGACGACAATTAAATCTCTAGCGCAAAAAGAGCCGGAAGTTGAGAAAAAAACAGCGAAAGCTCTTTTTATTCAGAACTTTAGCTGCAAATTTCCTGTGGAAAAAAATAGACTCTGCGCTGATTCGACAAGAAAATTGTTATATTGCAATAGGTTAAGAGAGTTTAGGCGAATCGCTAGAAAATAAAGACACGAAAAGAAACCAAATGTGTTTTTCATAAAACAAAAATTTTGCTGAAAAACAGACCCAAAAAAAACTTTTTTTATCTGTGAATAACCTGTGGATAAAAGCAGAAATTTTATCCACAGCACCCGCCCGCCAAAGATTCAAAATGTGGAATATTATTTCAACAGGACGGCCTGTAGCGAAATAATGCTGCAAAAATCGCAAAAAAAGACTCGACTCGAGTGCATACCCGAGTCATGATCCAAACATCTCCAGACGGACAAGGTTACAAGAAATTGTCTCCCCCCTCTGAAGATCGGGTGAATGGTCATCACCCAGGGTTCCCGGAGCTGCTTTGCCTTTTGCCCTGTGCTGAAGGTGATGCTGGGGGCTTAAGAGGAAGTGTAAATACTTCGGCCAGCTTGACAGATTTAACCTGTGGTCGCGCACATTAAAACGTCAGTAGGTTTGTTTTGCTGCAGTCCGTCGTGTGCTTGAATACTTCTTCGCAGGATCGGTGGTTTCGCGATAAGCACCGATGAGTGGTCTGATCACCACGATAAATAACGCGGACGAGGGGTTCGTCCGCTGGAATGGGGAAAAAGCTTCGGTAAGCTGCCGGACATCGTCCTCTGACCTGATCTAGCGAGACCTGCTTGTCTTTACTCCGGTAAATTCAACAGGGTTATGCTTCCCAAAAGTCCTCGGTGTCTGATTTCTGGCTGGCTTCGGTTAAGCGGAAATTGAGGCACCGAGGCGCTTTGGGGGGTCTGGCCTTTTTTCATCCCATTTTTTTGCCACGCCCAGTTTTTATCCCCCCAGTTTTCGTCCCCGTTGAAAATATCAGGCGATTGAAAAAACAGTCTTGTCGCCCAGGGGTCTTTAGGGTTAGAACGCTCCTCGACATTAAATGAGCAAACGATTTTTCCGTAAATGTTAATTACTCCCTATCCTAAAGATGTATTTCAAAAACAACCCTTTTATGGTACTTTATGTCATAAATATGGCATTTCTTGAATATTAGAATTCTACAAATATAAAATTATTTTGGGTGATTAAATTATGGCGTTAAGCCTTGATAAATTGAGCATTTTAGTAGTTGAAGACGTCGCGCCGATGCGCCAGCTTCTGATGGTGATCCTTCAAACGCTCGGCATCGGAACCGTTCTGGCCGCTAATGACGGAACTGAAGGTTACGAGGTTTTTTGTAACGAAAGACCCGATATTGTCATTACCGACTGGCATATGGAACCCATGGACGGCATTGAACTGACCCGCAGGATCCGCAACGACTCAACCTCGCCCAATAAAACCGTTCCGATCATCATGCTGACCGGCTACAGCGCCGCAAACCGCATTCAGCGCTCAAGGGACGCAGGCGCCACGGAATACCTCGCCAAGCCTTTCACCGCCGAAGGTCTCGTCAAACGCATAACCTATGTCATTGAAAATCCAAGAGATTTCATACTAGCAAGAGATTATTTCGGGCCGGATCGGCGGCGCAAGGAAAACCGGGCCTATTCCGGACCCCTGCGCCGAATGTCCGATGCGCTCGAAACACTGGCGGGATAGGAAATCATGACACGGGCCGAATCGAATCACAGGGCAATCATCATCAAGGCGAATTTCGCGCTGCGGACAAAAATCGGCCGCGGGAAAATCCCCCCGTCGGCCATCCTGGCCTGCACACAACTCATGGAATCCAACGCCTTCGACTTTCAGAGCCTGGCCAGCGACCTATTGAGGGGAATGAGACAGACAATCGAAAAATTCCACGCGGAACGGCTTTCAGGCCAGGAGGCTTTGAGCGATTTACGTAACCGGATCATGCAGTTCAAGGGAAACGCTGCAACCTTCCATTATCCGCTCTTGACGGATATCGCCCAAATCGTCCTCGATCTGATTGAAAACATTGAAGAGTTGGACGCCCCCGCTCTTGAAATTATCACCGCCTTCGAGGATACGGCCACAAAATTGCTGCACAGGCAAATCCGCGGCAAAAGCGACACGCGCTCGGCGAAAATCCCTGCCGAATTCCGCAAGGCCTGCGAACGCTACTGGTCGAAAAGGCAAAAAGCTTAAACACATCCGCACTTAAGCCTTGGATAAAGAACACAAAAACGCGCCGGCCCCCTGTCTGGCCTTCTTGACCCGTGCTAATATTCGCAAGTCTGTATCTTAGCGTCCCTGAATAAACCCTGTCCGACACCCTCTTCCGCTGCCTGAACGGATGACCGCACTGAAACTGGAAAAATTGAGCACTTTGATCGCGGAGGATACACAGCCGATGCGCGACCTCATCACGGCAGTACTCAAAAAACTCGGAGTCGGCACAATCATTCCGGCCAATGACGGAGAGGAAGCCTTCGCCGCCTTTTGCCGCCACAACCCGGATATTATCATCACTGACTGGCACATGACGCCCATGAGCGGCATCGACCTCGTACAGAATATCCGTCGATCAAGCGCCTCCCCCAACCGCCTTGTCCCCGTCATCATGCTGACGGGTTATAGCGCCGCCGCGCGCATCACCTCCTCGAGGGATCAGGGCATTACGGAATACCTGACCAAGCCGTTCGACGCCCACAACCTGATCCGCAAGATTCTGCACGTTATCAACGCGCCCCGCGATTTTGTCCTGAACGGCAGCTATTTCGGCCCCGACCGCCGCCGCAAAAAAAGCGCGGCTTATCTCGGCCCGTTCCGCCGCGCCGCCGATGCGCCGGACAAAAACCCTGAAACGGTGGGCAGTGGGCCATGAAGAAAACCAGTCAGCAGGGAAACAATGTCAGGATCATCCGCGCCACCAATCTCCTGCGCTCGAAAATCGGAACCGGAAAAATCTCCCCGGAAGTCATTCAGGAATGCCAGAAGGTCATTGAGGAAAACGACATCGACTTCTCCCCCCTCGCCCGCGAGTTTCTCGATTCTCTGGCGCAAACGATTCGCCGGACCCGCTCCCGCGAAATCTCGGAACAGCAAGCGGTCGAAAGAATGGCCGGCTGCGTGATGCAGCTCAAGGCCAACGCCGCCGTTTTCCATTATCGGCTGGTCGGCAATCTGGCGCAGGTCATGCTCGGCTTTCTTGAAAGCCTGACCCATATCGACGACAACGCGCTGGAGATCGTCGACGCCCACCACAAGACCCTGAACGCGATCATCGCCAAGCAAATGAAGGGCGACGGTGGCCAGCACGGTCAGGAACTCCAGCAGGAACTGATCCGCGCCTGCGAGCGCTACAAGCGCAACACAGGATAACGGCGCCTAGAATCTCAGGCGCTTGACGCTTTCGATCTGCGGCAGGGCTTCGACCTTCTCGAACAGATCATCCGGCAGCGGCGCATCGAGAGAGACCAGACACACCGCCGTCTCGCCCGCTTTCACGCGGCCCAGACGGAAATCGGCGATATTCTGCCCGCCATCCGCCAGAATCATTCCAAGACCGCCGATCAGTCCCGGCTTGTCCTTGTTGCGGATGAACAGCATATCGCGGGTCAGCGCCGCCTCGACAGGCACACCCTCGATATTAACGACCCGCGGCTCCTTGCCGGTAAACAAAGTTCCCGTCACGTTGCGGGTCCGCTTGGTGGTCTTGACGATCAGGTTGATCATCGACCGCCAGTTACGCCCGGTCTTGTCATAACTTTGTTTGATTTTAATGCCCCGCGCCTCGGCGACCTTGAGGGCATTGACCATATTGATGCTCTCCGTCTGCGCCCCCAGCAGATGGGCGATGATAACCGACGTGATCGGGTCGGTATTGATATCGGTGACGG
The sequence above is drawn from the Alphaproteobacteria bacterium genome and encodes:
- a CDS encoding response regulator, with translation MTALKLEKLSTLIAEDTQPMRDLITAVLKKLGVGTIIPANDGEEAFAAFCRHNPDIIITDWHMTPMSGIDLVQNIRRSSASPNRLVPVIMLTGYSAAARITSSRDQGITEYLTKPFDAHNLIRKILHVINAPRDFVLNGSYFGPDRRRKKSAAYLGPFRRAADAPDKNPETVGSGP
- a CDS encoding response regulator, giving the protein MALSLDKLSILVVEDVAPMRQLLMVILQTLGIGTVLAANDGTEGYEVFCNERPDIVITDWHMEPMDGIELTRRIRNDSTSPNKTVPIIMLTGYSAANRIQRSRDAGATEYLAKPFTAEGLVKRITYVIENPRDFILARDYFGPDRRRKENRAYSGPLRRMSDALETLAG